One window of Pseudomonas sp. FP198 genomic DNA carries:
- a CDS encoding diaminopimelate epimerase, whose protein sequence is MTQFYNARGNLYGVVSPQQVRALGIGLPSSAAEAASLRQSWASAAVQAFCAWAPGEAPPDAKAHRSDGLLVGPFQDTPPFDLLIVNTDGTLAERSGNGLTIFSLALQERGLLVGDDDCVLQVHHDKPDGISPLRTSVRAAELGGVPGFWLDLGTPLFGPAAVGAQGVAAVTFNQCAVSRVPALHGLNPAWGNSQFVRIGNPHCVTLVDDVEALPGLAQMRAEALSQSLTGIAYAAPGGAGIPCPAGVNLQWAWRAADGQIAARVFERGEGPTASSGTSASAVACAAWRVGWVQAGTVSVMMPGGTAPILLQEREGELVRVSLFGTARLVP, encoded by the coding sequence ATGACGCAGTTCTACAACGCACGCGGCAACCTCTACGGAGTCGTTTCACCGCAGCAGGTGCGTGCCCTGGGCATCGGCCTGCCGTCGTCCGCCGCCGAGGCGGCCTCGTTACGCCAATCCTGGGCCAGCGCCGCCGTGCAGGCCTTCTGCGCCTGGGCGCCGGGGGAGGCGCCGCCGGATGCCAAGGCTCATCGCAGTGATGGGCTGCTGGTCGGCCCGTTCCAGGACACGCCGCCCTTCGACCTGCTGATCGTCAATACCGACGGGACGCTGGCCGAGCGTAGCGGCAATGGCCTGACGATTTTTTCCCTGGCGCTGCAAGAGCGAGGGTTGCTGGTGGGCGATGACGATTGCGTACTGCAGGTTCACCACGACAAACCCGACGGTATCTCACCGCTGCGGACATCGGTTCGCGCCGCTGAGTTGGGCGGCGTCCCAGGCTTCTGGCTGGACCTGGGGACACCGCTGTTCGGGCCCGCTGCCGTGGGCGCTCAAGGTGTAGCAGCGGTGACCTTCAACCAATGCGCGGTAAGCCGGGTGCCCGCGCTGCATGGCTTGAACCCGGCGTGGGGCAACAGCCAATTCGTACGCATCGGCAATCCTCATTGCGTAACGCTGGTGGATGACGTGGAGGCGTTGCCAGGTCTTGCGCAAATGCGCGCCGAGGCGCTGTCGCAAAGCCTGACCGGCATTGCCTACGCAGCGCCTGGCGGGGCGGGGATTCCTTGTCCAGCGGGGGTCAACCTGCAATGGGCCTGGCGCGCCGCCGACGGACAGATCGCCGCCCGGGTGTTCGAGCGGGGCGAAGGCCCAACCGCGTCCTCCGGCACCAGCGCCAGCGCCGTCGCGTGTGCCGCGTGGCGGGTGGGCTGGGTGCAGGCCGGGACGGTGAGCGTCATGATGCCCGGCGGGACTGCGCCAATCCTGTTGCAAGAGCGGGAGGGTGAGTTGGTACGGGTCAGCCTGTTTGGCACGGCGCGGCTTGTCCCGTAG
- the queD gene encoding 6-carboxytetrahydropterin synthase QueD: protein MEIFKEFTFESAHRLPHVPEGHKCGRLHGHSFKVAIHLSGDIDPHTGWIRDFSEIKAIFKPLYERLDHNYLNDIPGLENPTSEVLAKWIWNELKPLLPELSAIRIHETCTSGCIYHGE, encoded by the coding sequence GTGGAAATTTTCAAAGAGTTCACCTTCGAATCCGCCCACCGCCTGCCCCACGTGCCGGAAGGCCACAAGTGCGGACGCCTGCATGGTCATTCGTTCAAGGTGGCGATCCACCTCAGCGGCGACATCGACCCGCACACCGGCTGGATTCGCGACTTCTCGGAAATCAAGGCGATTTTCAAGCCGCTCTACGAGCGCCTGGACCACAACTACCTCAACGACATCCCCGGTCTGGAAAACCCCACCAGCGAAGTCCTGGCCAAGTGGATCTGGAACGAGTTGAAGCCGCTGCTGCCGGAACTCAGCGCCATTCGCATCCACGAGACCTGCACCAGCGGCTGCATCTACCACGGCGAATGA
- the codB gene encoding cytosine permease, with protein MTQNDPGNDYPLSEVPMHARKGLASTAMVLLGFTFFTATMFAGGKLGVAFGFAEMLGVIVIGNLLLGLYAASLGYIAFKSGLNSVLMGRFCFGEVGSKLSDLILGFTQIGWYAWGTATAAVVLGKYFELSQGTVLGLMVLFGLGFCATAYIGYRGLEILSYVAVPAMMLLLILSMWVATQQVGGLDGLLAVVPTGSLDWSTAITLVFGTFVSGATQATNWTRFSRSAKVAVLASLIGFFLGNGLMVLIGAYGAIVYQQPDVVEVLLLQGFAMAAMAMLLLNIWSTQDNTIYNFAVAGCNLLRTRRRKTVTLAGAVIGTLLALLGMYDLLVPYLILLGTVIPPIGGVIMADFFFRWRGRYPRLAAAQLPAFNWPGLCAYGVGTVAAFNSPWVAPLVGIATGALTYVLLIGVMGIRTADAPLQDL; from the coding sequence ATGACTCAGAACGATCCCGGTAACGACTATCCCTTGAGCGAAGTCCCGATGCATGCCCGCAAGGGCCTAGCCTCCACCGCCATGGTGCTGCTGGGTTTCACTTTTTTCACCGCGACCATGTTTGCCGGCGGCAAGTTGGGCGTGGCATTCGGTTTCGCCGAGATGCTCGGCGTGATTGTCATCGGCAACCTGCTGCTGGGGCTGTACGCGGCGAGCCTGGGTTACATCGCTTTCAAGAGCGGGCTCAATTCGGTGTTGATGGGCCGCTTCTGTTTTGGCGAGGTGGGCAGCAAGCTCAGCGACTTGATCCTGGGCTTCACTCAGATCGGCTGGTACGCCTGGGGCACGGCCACCGCGGCGGTGGTGCTGGGCAAGTATTTCGAATTGAGCCAGGGCACCGTCCTGGGGTTGATGGTGCTGTTCGGGCTGGGCTTCTGCGCCACGGCCTACATCGGCTATCGCGGACTGGAAATCCTCTCGTACGTCGCCGTGCCGGCGATGATGCTGTTGCTGATCCTCTCGATGTGGGTCGCCACGCAGCAGGTCGGTGGCCTCGATGGTCTGCTCGCGGTTGTGCCCACCGGCAGCCTGGACTGGTCCACCGCGATCACGCTGGTGTTCGGCACGTTCGTCAGCGGCGCCACCCAGGCGACCAACTGGACGCGCTTTTCCCGTTCGGCAAAGGTCGCGGTGCTGGCCAGCCTGATCGGTTTTTTTCTCGGCAATGGCCTGATGGTGCTGATCGGCGCCTACGGAGCCATCGTCTACCAGCAGCCCGATGTGGTCGAAGTCTTGCTGCTGCAAGGTTTCGCCATGGCGGCGATGGCGATGCTTCTGCTCAACATCTGGAGCACCCAGGACAACACGATCTACAACTTTGCCGTGGCCGGCTGCAACCTGCTGCGCACCCGCCGACGCAAGACCGTCACACTGGCCGGCGCGGTGATCGGCACGCTGCTGGCGCTGCTGGGCATGTACGATTTGCTGGTGCCGTACCTGATCCTGCTCGGCACCGTGATCCCGCCGATTGGCGGGGTGATCATGGCCGACTTCTTCTTCCGCTGGCGTGGCCGCTATCCGCGCCTGGCCGCGGCGCAACTGCCGGCCTTCAACTGGCCCGGGCTGTGTGCCTACGGCGTCGGCACGGTGGCCGCCTTCAATTCACCATGGGTTGCGCCGCTGGTAGGAATCGCCACCGGCGCGCTAACGTATGTGCTATTGATCGGCGTGATGGGTATTCGCACCGCTGACGCGCCCCTACAAGACCTATAA
- a CDS encoding Na+/H+ antiporter family protein → MNAVIAAVGVMLVLSLSRVHVVIALIIGALVGGLVGGLGIEATLKAFNAGLGGGATVALSYALLGAFAVAIAKSGMAHALADKVLAMVDRQDAAGGTSVKWLLIGLLGTVAVASQNILPIHIAFIPLLVPPLLYVLTKLQLDRRLIACVMTFGLITPYMFLPVGFGNIFLNEILLANIARSGVDVSGINVTHAMGIPALGMVFGLLLSFISYRKKRVYDLKKIAKAEQVAVRYNPLSLLVAGLAIAAAFAIQLLLDSMIIGALAGFLIFSVSGVVRWRETDDLFTEGMKMMAMIGFIMIAASGFAEVMKATGEVQSLVETSAAWIGHNKGIGALLMLLVGLLVTMGIGSSFSTVPILATIFVPLCLQLGFSPLAIVCIVGTAGALGDAGSPASDSTLGPTSGLNIDGQHHHIWDTVVPTFLHYNLPLLAFGWVAAMVL, encoded by the coding sequence ATAAATGCAGTAATTGCCGCGGTTGGCGTCATGCTGGTGCTCAGCCTGTCCCGCGTGCATGTGGTGATCGCGCTGATTATCGGCGCGCTGGTGGGTGGCCTGGTAGGCGGCCTGGGGATCGAGGCAACACTCAAGGCCTTCAACGCGGGCCTTGGCGGCGGCGCGACGGTGGCGTTGTCCTACGCTCTGCTGGGCGCCTTTGCGGTGGCGATTGCCAAGTCCGGCATGGCCCATGCCTTGGCCGACAAGGTCCTGGCCATGGTCGACCGCCAGGACGCGGCTGGCGGCACCAGCGTCAAATGGCTGTTGATCGGCCTGCTGGGTACGGTCGCGGTGGCCTCGCAGAATATCCTGCCGATCCATATTGCCTTCATTCCGCTGCTGGTGCCGCCACTGCTTTATGTGCTGACCAAGCTGCAACTCGACCGTCGGCTGATCGCCTGTGTCATGACTTTCGGCCTGATCACCCCCTACATGTTCCTGCCGGTGGGCTTCGGCAACATCTTCCTCAACGAAATCCTGCTCGCCAACATCGCCCGCAGCGGGGTCGATGTCAGTGGCATCAACGTCACCCATGCCATGGGCATCCCGGCGCTGGGCATGGTCTTCGGGCTGCTGCTGTCGTTTATCAGCTACCGGAAGAAACGCGTCTACGACCTGAAAAAGATCGCCAAGGCCGAGCAGGTGGCCGTGCGCTACAACCCGTTGAGCCTGCTGGTGGCCGGGTTGGCAATCGCGGCGGCATTCGCCATCCAGCTCTTGCTCGATTCGATGATCATCGGCGCCCTGGCCGGTTTCCTGATTTTCTCGGTGTCGGGCGTGGTGCGCTGGCGCGAGACGGACGACCTGTTCACCGAAGGCATGAAGATGATGGCGATGATCGGCTTCATCATGATCGCCGCCTCGGGCTTCGCCGAAGTGATGAAGGCCACCGGTGAGGTGCAAAGCCTGGTGGAAACCTCGGCGGCCTGGATCGGCCACAACAAGGGCATCGGTGCGCTGTTGATGTTGCTGGTCGGGCTGCTGGTGACGATGGGGATCGGCTCGTCGTTTTCCACGGTGCCGATCCTGGCGACCATTTTTGTGCCGCTGTGCCTGCAACTGGGTTTCAGCCCGCTGGCGATCGTCTGCATCGTCGGCACCGCTGGCGCCCTGGGCGATGCCGGCTCGCCTGCCTCGGATTCGACCCTCGGCCCGACCTCCGGCCTGAACATCGACGGCCAGCATCACCACATCTGGGACACCGTGGTCCCGACCTTCCTCCACTACAACCTGCCATTGCTGGCGTTTGGTTGGGTGGCGGCGATGGTGTTGTAG
- a CDS encoding ATP-binding protein, whose translation MRSIQRRLSLGLIGVMVVVGLVLAQTSLWLFELGLQRYLEAGLRNDSENLLVALVRGPQGLQLDERRLSPAYLRPFSGHYFRIDFADEHWRSRSLWDQELPRLDHPGLHSNLQLGPEGQKLLVLRTDYRRLGQAISISVAQDYTPVRDSFLRMQQVGLGLGLAGLLLILLLQRLTVQRALRPLERAREQIAQLQRGQRSQLDEQVPRELEPLVAQINHLLAHTEDSLKRSRNALGNLGHALKTPLAVLQSLASNEKLDPYPELRKLLLDQLEQVRQRLNRELNRARLSGDALPGAHLDCDAELPGLLATLNMIHGEHLHLAYVAPPGLHLPWDREDLLELLGNLLDNACKWADAEVRLTVSETLVGFHLAVEDDGPGIPPDRRDQVFSRGTRLDEQTDGHGLGLGIVRDIVDTWGGTLALGDSEWGGLQVMIELPKR comes from the coding sequence GTGAGATCCATCCAGCGGCGCCTGAGCCTGGGCCTGATCGGGGTGATGGTGGTGGTCGGCCTGGTGCTCGCGCAGACCAGTTTGTGGCTGTTCGAGTTGGGTTTGCAGCGCTACCTCGAAGCCGGGTTGCGCAATGACAGCGAGAACCTGCTGGTGGCCCTGGTCCGTGGCCCGCAAGGGTTGCAACTGGACGAGCGACGCTTGTCGCCGGCTTACCTGCGGCCGTTTTCCGGGCATTATTTCCGCATCGATTTTGCCGACGAGCATTGGCGCTCCCGTTCCCTCTGGGACCAGGAACTGCCGCGGCTCGACCATCCGGGGCTGCACAGCAACCTGCAACTGGGTCCCGAAGGCCAGAAACTGCTGGTGCTGCGCACTGACTACCGGCGCCTGGGCCAGGCGATTTCCATCAGCGTAGCGCAGGACTACACGCCTGTGCGTGACAGCTTCCTGCGGATGCAGCAGGTCGGCCTCGGCCTCGGCTTGGCGGGGTTGCTGCTGATCCTGCTGTTGCAGCGGCTCACGGTGCAGCGCGCCTTGCGGCCGTTGGAGAGGGCCCGGGAGCAGATTGCCCAACTGCAACGGGGCCAGCGTTCACAACTCGACGAACAAGTGCCCAGGGAACTGGAGCCGCTGGTGGCGCAGATCAACCATTTGCTGGCCCATACCGAAGACAGCCTCAAGCGTTCGCGCAACGCCCTGGGTAACCTTGGCCATGCCTTGAAGACACCTCTGGCGGTGCTGCAGAGCCTGGCGTCGAACGAGAAGCTCGACCCTTATCCGGAGCTGCGCAAGTTGCTGCTGGATCAACTCGAGCAGGTTCGCCAGCGCCTGAACCGCGAACTCAACCGTGCCCGCCTGTCCGGCGATGCCTTGCCCGGCGCGCATTTGGATTGCGACGCCGAACTGCCGGGATTGCTCGCGACGTTGAACATGATCCACGGCGAGCATCTGCATCTGGCTTATGTCGCGCCGCCCGGCTTGCACCTGCCCTGGGATCGGGAAGACCTGCTGGAACTGCTGGGCAACCTGCTGGACAACGCCTGCAAATGGGCTGATGCCGAAGTGCGCCTGACCGTGAGCGAGACGCTCGTGGGTTTCCACCTGGCAGTGGAAGACGATGGCCCCGGCATCCCGCCGGATCGCCGCGACCAGGTCTTCAGCCGCGGTACGCGCCTGGATGAGCAGACCGACGGCCATGGCCTGGGGCTGGGCATCGTGCGCGACATCGTCGACACCTGGGGTGGGACATTGGCGTTGGGCGACAGCGAGTGGGGCGGGTTGCAAGTAATGATTGAGCTGCCCAAGCGCTGA
- a CDS encoding alpha/beta fold hydrolase produces MTDWPLDQEYDFNGHPIRYAIHGDGPPLVFVHGTPFSSYVWHRIAPLFFATHKVHYFDLLGYGQSAQPDADVSLGVQNQLLARLLEHWKLDCPDVIAHDFGGATVLRTHLLDGKDYRSLTLIDPVALSPWGSAFVQHVRQHEAAFSGLPDYIQRAIVPTYIRGAIKRCITDEELAPYVQPWLGETGQAALYRQIAQMDERYTDEVQGLYPKVRCPTQILWGEDDQWIPIERGRALHKMIPGALFHPVPNAGHLVQEDAPEAIVAAVMRFLPLHSPT; encoded by the coding sequence ATGACCGACTGGCCGCTGGATCAGGAATACGACTTCAACGGGCACCCCATCCGCTACGCCATCCACGGCGACGGCCCGCCGTTGGTGTTTGTCCATGGCACGCCGTTCTCCTCTTATGTATGGCACCGGATCGCCCCGCTGTTTTTCGCCACGCACAAGGTTCATTACTTCGACCTGTTGGGTTATGGCCAATCCGCGCAACCCGATGCAGACGTGTCCCTCGGCGTTCAGAACCAGCTGCTTGCCCGACTGCTGGAGCATTGGAAGCTGGATTGCCCGGACGTCATCGCCCATGACTTTGGCGGCGCGACGGTCCTGCGCACCCATCTGCTCGATGGCAAGGATTACCGCAGCCTGACCCTGATCGACCCGGTAGCCTTGTCGCCGTGGGGCTCTGCGTTCGTGCAACACGTACGCCAGCACGAAGCGGCGTTCAGCGGCCTGCCCGACTACATCCAGCGGGCCATCGTGCCGACCTATATCCGTGGCGCGATCAAGCGCTGCATTACCGATGAAGAACTCGCCCCGTACGTCCAGCCCTGGCTCGGCGAAACCGGCCAGGCTGCGCTCTACCGGCAGATTGCGCAGATGGACGAGCGTTACACCGACGAGGTCCAGGGCCTGTATCCGAAGGTGCGCTGCCCGACGCAGATCCTTTGGGGCGAGGATGACCAGTGGATCCCCATCGAGCGCGGCCGGGCGCTGCACAAAATGATCCCGGGGGCGCTGTTCCATCCTGTGCCGAATGCCGGGCATCTGGTCCAGGAGGACGCGCCGGAAGCGATCGTCGCGGCGGTGATGCGGTTTTTGCCGCTGCACTCGCCCACCTGA
- a CDS encoding PepSY domain-containing protein, giving the protein MNRLTAFCIATLMVIGTGLAQARDLSATEAQKLLDAGTILPFDQLNAAALAKHTGATVTDTELEEEYGKYRYKVDLRDAKGIEWDLELDAVTGEVLKNHQDT; this is encoded by the coding sequence GTGAACCGCCTCACTGCCTTTTGCATCGCGACGCTCATGGTCATCGGTACGGGTCTGGCCCAAGCCCGGGACCTCAGTGCCACTGAGGCCCAAAAACTGCTGGACGCTGGTACCATCCTGCCTTTTGATCAGCTCAACGCCGCTGCCCTGGCCAAACACACTGGCGCCACGGTGACCGATACCGAGCTGGAAGAGGAATACGGCAAGTACCGGTACAAAGTGGATCTGCGTGATGCCAAGGGCATCGAGTGGGATCTGGAACTCGACGCCGTCACTGGCGAGGTGCTGAAGAATCATCAGGATACGTAA
- the codA gene encoding cytosine deaminase: MHIINARLRNREGLHELHLENGLIASIARQTEAPSLGPEDLDAGGNLVVPPFVEPHIHLDATLTAGEPRWNMSGTLFEGIECWGERKATITHEDTRIRARKTLQALAAHGIQHVRTHVDVTDPTLTALKAMLEVREESRHLVDMQIVAFPQEGIESYRSGRELMEEAIRMGADVVGGIPHFEYTRDQGVSSVKFLMDLAERTGCLVDVHCDETDDPHSRFLEVLAEEARSRDMGARVTASHTTAMGSYDNAYCAKLFRLLGHSGISFVSCPTESIHLQGRFDNFPKRRGVTRVNELLEAGMNVCFGQDSIVDPWYPLGNGNILRVLEAGLHICHMLGYRNLQSALDLVTDNSAKAMALGERYGLEPGRPANLLILSADSDYEVIRSQGLPLYSIRNGEVLMKRQMPVVEFGPQRG, encoded by the coding sequence ATGCACATCATCAACGCCCGCCTGCGCAACCGCGAAGGCTTGCATGAACTGCACCTGGAAAACGGCCTGATCGCCAGCATCGCCCGCCAGACCGAGGCCCCCAGCCTGGGCCCCGAAGACCTCGACGCCGGCGGCAACCTGGTGGTGCCGCCCTTCGTCGAGCCGCACATTCACCTGGACGCCACCCTGACTGCCGGCGAACCGCGCTGGAACATGAGCGGTACGCTGTTCGAAGGCATCGAGTGCTGGGGCGAACGCAAGGCCACCATCACCCACGAAGACACCAGGATCCGCGCCAGGAAAACGCTCCAGGCCCTCGCCGCCCATGGCATCCAGCATGTGCGCACCCACGTCGACGTGACCGACCCGACGCTCACCGCGCTCAAGGCAATGCTGGAAGTGCGCGAGGAAAGCCGTCATCTGGTCGACATGCAGATCGTCGCGTTTCCCCAGGAGGGCATCGAGTCCTACCGCAGCGGTCGCGAACTGATGGAAGAAGCCATCCGCATGGGCGCCGACGTGGTAGGCGGCATTCCGCATTTCGAGTACACCCGCGACCAGGGCGTCAGCTCGGTGAAGTTCCTCATGGACCTGGCCGAGCGCACCGGTTGCCTGGTGGATGTGCACTGCGACGAAACCGACGACCCGCACTCGCGTTTTCTGGAAGTGCTCGCCGAAGAGGCCCGCAGCCGCGACATGGGCGCCCGGGTCACCGCCAGCCACACCACGGCCATGGGCTCCTACGACAACGCCTACTGCGCCAAGCTGTTCCGCCTGCTCGGGCACTCGGGCATCAGCTTTGTATCGTGCCCCACCGAAAGCATTCACCTGCAAGGGCGCTTCGACAACTTCCCCAAACGCCGCGGCGTCACCCGGGTCAACGAATTGCTCGAAGCCGGGATGAACGTCTGCTTCGGCCAGGACTCGATCGTCGACCCATGGTATCCGTTGGGCAACGGCAACATCCTGCGCGTGCTCGAAGCCGGGCTGCACATCTGCCATATGCTCGGCTACCGCAACCTGCAAAGCGCTTTGGACCTGGTCACTGACAACAGCGCCAAGGCCATGGCCCTGGGCGAACGTTACGGACTGGAACCCGGACGCCCGGCGAACCTGCTGATCCTCTCGGCCGACAGCGACTACGAAGTGATCCGCAGCCAGGGCCTGCCGCTTTACTCGATTCGCAATGGTGAAGTGTTGATGAAGCGGCAGATGCCGGTGGTGGAGTTTGGGCCGCAACGGGGTTGA
- a CDS encoding PepSY domain-containing protein, with protein sequence MKLNLRARNRWALALLVCCSVAVARDLDQDEALQLRQQGVILPLEHLLQQALDLHPGAKLLEAELEEKHGIYIYEVELLDTDGVVRELDLEAATGRLLKDKED encoded by the coding sequence ATGAAGCTTAATCTGCGCGCCCGCAACCGTTGGGCGCTGGCGCTGCTGGTGTGTTGTTCGGTGGCCGTGGCCCGCGACCTGGACCAGGACGAAGCCCTGCAACTGCGCCAGCAGGGCGTGATCCTGCCCTTGGAGCATCTGCTGCAACAGGCGCTGGACCTCCACCCTGGCGCCAAGTTGCTGGAAGCCGAGCTGGAAGAAAAGCACGGCATCTACATCTACGAAGTCGAGCTGCTGGACACCGACGGCGTCGTGCGCGAACTGGACCTGGAGGCCGCGACCGGCCGTTTACTCAAAGATAAGGAAGACTGA
- a CDS encoding patatin-like phospholipase family protein: MTAIHIKFPALTLKAGPRAFKRIRQAGLQAADVGILPGAAGGPKALGIQGLDLALFGEWLPAAPRERSLIGASVGSWRFASACLPDAAEGIRRLGILYNEQSFAKGVTMAGVSQSSQRMLDDLLEGRDLTILDNPHYRLNIMVVKSHGLLAQDHRGRLGLGLSSVIADNLRGRARLSRHFERLIIHDPRLAPPLHPLTDFPSRFVPLEAGNLRQALLASGSIPMIMEGVRDLPGAGAGTYRDGGLLDYHLDLPYSGEDIVLYPHFTDRVIPGWFDKGLPWRRGDTSRLQDVLLLAPSREYLARLPFGKLPDRNDFKRFMGDDPGRRKYWRTAMDESRRLGDEFLELTANGGLGERLLTL, from the coding sequence ATGACCGCCATTCACATCAAGTTCCCCGCACTGACTCTGAAGGCCGGCCCTCGCGCCTTCAAGCGCATCCGCCAGGCAGGCCTTCAGGCCGCCGATGTCGGCATCCTGCCGGGCGCCGCCGGAGGGCCGAAGGCCTTGGGTATCCAGGGGCTGGACCTGGCGCTGTTCGGTGAATGGCTGCCCGCCGCGCCGCGGGAGCGCTCTCTGATCGGTGCATCGGTCGGCTCCTGGCGCTTCGCCAGCGCCTGTCTGCCGGACGCCGCCGAGGGCATCCGCCGCCTGGGCATCCTGTACAACGAGCAGAGCTTCGCCAAAGGCGTGACCATGGCCGGGGTCAGCCAGAGCTCGCAGCGCATGCTCGACGACCTGCTTGAAGGTCGCGACCTGACGATCCTCGACAATCCGCATTACCGGCTCAACATCATGGTAGTCAAGAGTCATGGCCTGTTGGCGCAGGACCATCGCGGCCGGCTGGGCCTGGGGCTGTCCTCGGTGATCGCCGACAACCTGCGCGGCCGGGCGCGGCTGTCGCGGCATTTTGAAAGGCTGATCATCCACGACCCGCGCCTGGCTCCCCCGCTCCATCCGCTGACGGATTTCCCCTCGCGCTTCGTGCCGCTGGAGGCCGGCAACCTGCGCCAGGCACTGCTGGCGTCGGGCTCGATCCCGATGATCATGGAAGGCGTGCGCGACCTGCCCGGCGCCGGCGCGGGCACCTACCGCGATGGCGGCCTGCTGGACTACCACCTTGACCTGCCCTATAGCGGCGAGGACATCGTGCTCTATCCGCACTTCACCGATCGGGTCATTCCCGGCTGGTTCGACAAAGGCCTGCCATGGCGCCGAGGCGATACCTCGCGCTTGCAGGATGTACTGCTGCTGGCGCCGTCCCGCGAATACCTGGCTCGCCTGCCCTTCGGCAAACTGCCGGACCGCAACGACTTCAAGCGCTTCATGGGCGATGACCCGGGCCGCCGCAAATACTGGCGCACCGCAATGGACGAAAGCCGCCGCCTCGGCGACGAGTTCCTCGAACTGACCGCCAACGGTGGGCTGGGCGAGCGTTTGCTGACCCTTTAG
- a CDS encoding response regulator transcription factor encodes MRLLLVEDHVPLADELMAGLARQGYAVDWLADGRDAVYQGSSEPYDLIILDLGLPGVPGLEVLAQWRAGGLTTPVLILTARGSWAERIEGLKAGADDYLTKPFHPEELHLRIQALLRRSHGQVNQPTLQAAGLHLDEGRQCVIRDGAEIQLTAAEFRLLRYFMLHPEQILSKSHLAEHLYDGETERDSNVLEVHVNHLRRKLGRSVIETRRGQGYLFGGQAQ; translated from the coding sequence ATGCGCCTGCTACTGGTGGAAGACCATGTTCCCCTGGCCGACGAACTGATGGCCGGGCTCGCCCGGCAGGGCTACGCGGTCGATTGGCTCGCCGACGGGCGCGACGCGGTGTATCAGGGCAGCAGCGAGCCCTACGACCTGATCATTCTCGACCTTGGGCTGCCAGGGGTGCCGGGGCTCGAGGTGCTGGCGCAATGGCGCGCTGGCGGCTTGACCACCCCGGTACTGATCCTCACCGCGCGAGGCTCCTGGGCCGAGCGCATCGAAGGGCTCAAGGCCGGCGCCGATGATTACCTGACCAAACCCTTTCACCCCGAAGAGCTGCACCTGCGCATCCAGGCACTACTGCGTCGCTCCCATGGCCAGGTCAACCAGCCGACGCTGCAAGCAGCGGGGTTGCACCTGGACGAAGGCCGGCAATGCGTGATTCGCGACGGCGCCGAGATCCAGCTGACCGCCGCCGAATTCAGGCTGCTGCGCTATTTCATGCTCCACCCCGAGCAGATCCTTTCCAAGAGCCACCTCGCCGAGCATCTTTATGACGGTGAAACCGAGCGCGATTCGAATGTGCTGGAAGTCCACGTCAATCACCTGCGCCGCAAGCTCGGACGCAGCGTGATCGAAACCCGTCGCGGCCAGGGCTACCTGTTCGGCGGGCAGGCGCAGTGA
- a CDS encoding methyl-accepting chemotaxis protein: MTSQLTGLVTQVSEQAQRSEQAMERQRHETDQVATAINEMSSAAQEVARSAQGAAVAAQQTDEEGQSAKRVVAGSIQQIHALVNDIRSSGVSLDSLQQDVASIVSVLGVIRSIAEQTNLLALNAAIEAARAGEAGRGFAVVADEVRALASRTQQSTQEIQGMIDRLQSGTHAAVEAMRRSSEAGDGTSERANEAGASLDTMAQLIGTINSMNAQIASAAEEQTAVAEEINRSVHQIAVAVDTVADETQLSAQTSRSLADLGQRLGKLVGQFRI, from the coding sequence ATGACCTCGCAACTGACCGGCCTGGTGACGCAGGTGTCCGAGCAGGCCCAGCGTTCCGAGCAGGCCATGGAGCGCCAGCGCCACGAGACCGATCAGGTCGCCACGGCGATCAACGAAATGTCCTCCGCCGCCCAGGAAGTTGCCCGCAGTGCCCAGGGTGCAGCCGTTGCGGCGCAGCAGACCGATGAAGAAGGCCAGTCCGCCAAGCGCGTGGTGGCCGGCAGCATCCAGCAGATTCATGCGCTGGTGAACGATATCCGCAGCAGCGGCGTGTCCCTGGACAGCCTGCAACAGGACGTGGCCTCGATTGTCAGCGTACTCGGTGTGATCCGTTCGATTGCCGAGCAGACCAACCTGCTGGCGCTCAACGCGGCCATCGAGGCTGCGCGTGCCGGTGAGGCGGGCCGCGGGTTTGCGGTGGTGGCCGACGAAGTCCGCGCCCTCGCCAGCCGGACCCAGCAAAGCACCCAGGAAATCCAGGGCATGATCGATCGCCTGCAATCGGGTACGCATGCCGCGGTGGAAGCGATGCGCCGTTCCAGCGAGGCCGGTGACGGCACCTCGGAACGGGCCAACGAGGCGGGCGCTTCCCTGGACACCATGGCGCAACTGATCGGCACCATCAACTCGATGAACGCCCAGATCGCCAGCGCCGCCGAAGAGCAGACCGCGGTGGCTGAAGAAATCAACCGTAGCGTGCATCAGATCGCCGTGGCGGTGGACACTGTCGCCGACGAAACCCAGCTCAGCGCCCAGACTTCCCGCAGCCTGGCTGATCTGGGTCAGCGCCTGGGCAAACTGGTGGGGCAGTTCCGGATCTGA